A stretch of Spirosoma oryzicola DNA encodes these proteins:
- a CDS encoding NAD(P)H-dependent oxidoreductase has protein sequence MARILIQFAHPALSKSQVHRVLIDYCRNQKNVTVNDLYESYPDMFIDVDREQKLVLQNDIILFQFPLYWYSSPAIIKQWFDLVLEHNWAYGSRGNALAGKKMGCIISCGGGPDTYLPTGRNHYPVDQFLLPFEQTARLCKMQYLPPFVVYGTFHITKEVIRQSGEQYQTILSALANDRLNALNYQEATYFNELLPDLQTVGQV, from the coding sequence ATGGCCCGAATCCTGATTCAGTTTGCGCACCCAGCCCTGAGCAAATCGCAGGTTCACCGCGTTTTGATCGACTACTGCCGCAATCAGAAAAATGTAACAGTCAACGATCTTTACGAGTCTTACCCAGACATGTTTATCGACGTTGATCGGGAGCAAAAACTAGTGCTTCAGAACGACATTATTCTTTTTCAATTTCCGCTGTACTGGTACAGCAGCCCGGCCATTATCAAGCAATGGTTTGATCTGGTTTTAGAGCATAATTGGGCCTACGGTTCACGAGGAAATGCGCTGGCTGGCAAAAAGATGGGCTGTATTATTTCGTGTGGCGGAGGACCCGACACGTACTTGCCAACGGGCCGCAATCATTACCCTGTCGATCAGTTTCTATTGCCGTTTGAGCAGACAGCCCGACTTTGCAAGATGCAATACCTGCCGCCATTTGTCGTGTACGGCACCTTTCATATCACGAAAGAAGTAATCCGTCAATCGGGGGAGCAATACCAGACCATCCTGTCCGCGCTGGCCAACGACCGGCTAAACGCCTTGAATTACCAGGAGGCAACGTATTTCAACGAATTACTCCCCGATCTGCAAACGGTCGGGCAGGTATAA
- a CDS encoding monovalent cation:proton antiporter-2 (CPA2) family protein: MQQTFFFQAMVYLASAVITVPIAKKLGLGSVLGYLLAGIIIGPAGLEFIGQEGTDIMHFAEFGVVIMLFVIGLELEPSRLWHLRKSILGMGGVQVGATSLVVAGLAILFGIDWKQALALGMIASLSSTAIVLQSLNEKGLMKTAAGQSSFAVLLFQDIAVIPMLALFPLLASDTNVPVVEGGHSHTTLVDSLPAWLQPFVVLGSVAAIIAVGRYATPPLFRIIARTGMREMFTATALLLVVGIAVLMTTVGLSPALGTFLAGVVLANSEYRHELESDIDPFKGLLLGLFFIAVGASIDFQLVMANPGLILSLVLGIMACKLIVLFLLGKSFSLSNNQNSIFSFGLSQVGEFAFVLFSFSLQEGILSKEITDMMTAVVAISMAFTPLVMLLNEKLMLPRLTVKQDEPEKESDLVEQDNPVIIAGYGHFGSTIGRFLQANNVQATVLDSNSDNVDYLRRMGFNVFYGDASRHDLLEIAGAARAKVIVIAIGDEAKRLELIETIKKHFPELHILVRSTNRYDAYDLMNAGMLHIYRETLDTSLRVGVDALTLLGYRAHEANRSAKTFFIHDERTLKRLSAIRNDDEYVHAVRETQSELEQILQADRTAESLRVDEGWDEGSLIAENNELVK; this comes from the coding sequence ATGCAGCAAACATTCTTTTTCCAGGCAATGGTTTATCTGGCCTCTGCGGTCATTACGGTACCTATTGCCAAAAAACTGGGACTGGGTTCGGTGCTTGGTTATTTGCTGGCCGGAATCATCATTGGCCCCGCCGGATTAGAGTTTATCGGGCAGGAAGGCACTGACATCATGCATTTTGCCGAGTTCGGTGTCGTCATTATGCTGTTCGTTATCGGTCTTGAACTGGAGCCATCGCGGCTGTGGCATTTACGAAAATCAATCCTCGGCATGGGTGGTGTGCAGGTGGGGGCTACCTCACTGGTCGTTGCCGGACTGGCCATACTCTTCGGCATCGACTGGAAGCAGGCTTTGGCCCTGGGCATGATCGCGTCGTTATCATCCACGGCCATCGTCCTGCAATCGTTGAACGAAAAGGGTCTGATGAAAACCGCTGCGGGTCAAAGCTCATTTGCGGTATTGCTTTTTCAGGACATTGCCGTTATCCCGATGCTGGCACTGTTTCCATTGCTCGCCAGTGACACCAACGTACCGGTTGTGGAAGGCGGTCATAGCCACACAACCCTGGTCGATTCTCTGCCCGCCTGGCTTCAGCCTTTTGTCGTTTTGGGTTCGGTAGCGGCTATCATTGCTGTCGGGCGCTATGCCACACCGCCCCTGTTTCGCATCATCGCCCGAACGGGTATGCGCGAGATGTTTACGGCAACGGCTCTTCTGCTGGTGGTGGGCATTGCGGTGCTGATGACAACGGTTGGACTAAGCCCGGCGCTGGGTACGTTTCTGGCGGGTGTCGTGCTGGCTAACAGCGAATACCGGCACGAACTAGAAAGTGATATCGATCCGTTCAAGGGTTTGCTATTGGGATTGTTTTTCATTGCCGTAGGCGCTTCGATCGACTTTCAACTGGTCATGGCAAATCCGGGGCTTATCCTGAGCTTGGTACTGGGGATTATGGCCTGCAAACTGATCGTGCTGTTCCTGCTGGGTAAATCCTTTTCGCTCTCAAATAATCAGAACTCCATCTTTAGCTTCGGCCTTAGCCAGGTTGGTGAGTTTGCCTTTGTGTTGTTCAGCTTCTCGCTACAGGAAGGTATACTCTCGAAAGAAATAACCGACATGATGACGGCTGTTGTCGCCATCAGCATGGCCTTTACTCCGCTGGTGATGCTGCTCAACGAAAAACTGATGTTGCCCCGCCTGACCGTGAAGCAGGACGAGCCCGAAAAAGAAAGCGATCTGGTCGAGCAGGACAACCCGGTTATTATCGCGGGTTATGGTCACTTTGGTAGTACGATAGGGCGTTTTCTGCAAGCCAACAACGTTCAGGCAACGGTTTTGGACAGCAACAGCGACAACGTTGACTACCTGCGCCGGATGGGATTCAACGTTTTTTACGGGGACGCTAGCCGTCATGATCTGCTCGAAATTGCCGGGGCCGCTCGGGCAAAGGTCATTGTGATCGCTATTGGTGACGAAGCAAAACGGCTCGAACTCATCGAGACCATCAAGAAGCATTTTCCCGAACTGCACATTCTGGTACGCTCGACCAACCGCTATGATGCGTATGATCTGATGAACGCCGGGATGCTGCACATCTACCGCGAAACGCTCGATACCAGCCTTCGGGTCGGCGTTGACGCCCTGACCTTGCTGGGCTACCGGGCGCACGAAGCGAATCGTTCAGCAAAAACGTTTTTTATTCACGACGAGCGAACCTTAAAGCGGCTGTCGGCTATCCGCAACGACGACGAATATGTTCATGCCGTTCGGGAAACGCAATCGGAACTGGAACAAATCTTACAGGCCGACCGTACAGCAGAAAGTCTGCGCGTTGACGAAGGCTGGGATGAAGGCAGCCTGATCGCCGAAAACAACGAGTTAGTGAAGTAA
- a CDS encoding Gfo/Idh/MocA family protein, protein MNRSDFLKTSALAGASLITDPHQVRAFITRKAPQKYRTALVGAGWWGGNILRCAVQAGESKVVALCDVDTRQLQKTSDELSKLTSDKPKLYRDYREMLNTEKPEIVIVATPDHWHPLIAIAAMKVGAHVYVEKPISHTINEGKAMVKTARQTGRICQVGTHRRVSPHNVSGMEFLKSGKAGKIGMARAFVYYPGGAGQPTPDGEAPKEMDWNMWCGPAPLRAYNPAMHPRGWRNFLDYANGTLGDWGIHWLDQILWWTEEKHPRKIYSTGGRPIRKDSTDAPDHQVATYEFENFTAIWEQRNFAGNTAEKTHPQQAVGVYFYGTEGTFHMGWLDGWTFYPSDPKKPTIHQDAQLDKPDDQNIALLWANFLDSIKTNKLPISDIEIGHRSTNMALLGMLSMKLGRSVEWDGGQIANDPEANKLLSRAYRGEWQYPV, encoded by the coding sequence ATGAACCGTTCCGACTTTTTAAAAACCTCCGCGCTTGCTGGGGCGTCACTGATTACGGACCCTCATCAAGTGCGGGCGTTTATTACCCGAAAAGCTCCTCAGAAATACCGTACAGCCCTGGTTGGCGCTGGCTGGTGGGGTGGCAATATTCTGCGTTGCGCTGTGCAGGCGGGCGAATCGAAGGTAGTTGCGCTCTGCGATGTTGATACCCGCCAGCTCCAGAAAACAAGCGATGAACTAAGTAAGCTGACATCCGACAAACCCAAGCTGTACCGGGATTATCGCGAGATGCTGAATACGGAAAAGCCCGAAATCGTGATCGTTGCTACGCCCGACCACTGGCACCCGCTCATTGCCATTGCCGCTATGAAAGTTGGTGCTCACGTGTACGTCGAGAAGCCCATTAGTCATACGATCAACGAAGGAAAGGCGATGGTGAAAACCGCCCGGCAAACGGGTAGGATCTGTCAGGTGGGTACGCACCGTCGGGTGTCACCGCACAACGTATCGGGCATGGAGTTTTTGAAGTCGGGGAAAGCTGGTAAAATCGGAATGGCGCGGGCGTTCGTGTATTATCCGGGTGGAGCCGGACAGCCTACGCCCGATGGTGAAGCGCCTAAAGAAATGGACTGGAACATGTGGTGCGGACCGGCTCCGTTGCGCGCCTACAATCCGGCTATGCATCCAAGAGGCTGGCGTAACTTCCTGGATTACGCCAACGGCACGCTAGGCGACTGGGGTATTCACTGGCTCGATCAGATTCTATGGTGGACCGAAGAAAAGCACCCGCGCAAAATTTATTCCACCGGTGGAAGACCGATCCGAAAAGATAGCACCGACGCACCTGATCACCAGGTCGCTACCTACGAATTCGAGAATTTCACGGCGATCTGGGAGCAGCGAAACTTTGCGGGCAACACGGCTGAGAAAACTCATCCGCAGCAAGCTGTAGGCGTGTATTTCTACGGTACCGAAGGCACCTTTCACATGGGGTGGCTGGATGGCTGGACATTTTACCCATCTGATCCAAAAAAGCCAACGATCCACCAGGACGCGCAACTGGATAAACCAGACGATCAGAATATAGCGTTGTTATGGGCTAATTTTCTGGACAGTATCAAAACCAATAAACTGCCGATTAGTGACATCGAAATTGGGCATCGATCAACCAACATGGCCTTATTGGGTATGCTGTCGATGAAGCTTGGACGTAGTGTCGAGTGGGACGGTGGGCAAATTGCGAATGATCCCGAAGCCAATAAGCTGCTGAGTCGTGCCTACCGGGGCGAATGGCAGTACCCGGTTTGA